GCTCGTAGGTGTCGGTTGCAACGGTCGACCCTTCGGCGTTCGTCTCGACGTCGTTCAGCACGGCCTCGCCATCGCCCGCGTTCATCACGTTGTAGACGATGAGCAGAACAATCATCAGCCCCCCGAAAATCATCGCTCCGCGGATGCCGAAAAGGGATGGTTTATGGCGTCGTTCCTGACGCTCAACGTCGGTTTGGGGTGCAGACATTGTCTGTTCTCCTTACTACTTTCTAGCCCGCTTGCGGGCATTGATTCATAGGCATAACGTAAGGCCAGCACCGTCCGTTCCAAGGGCGACCTAAATTTCTTAGCCAGCCCTGTCAGGATACCCGATGCGCGACGCCAGCCCACAGACCGTCTACCTTGCCGACTATACGCCCTTCGGCTGGAAGGTCGAAAGCGTTTCGCTTGCGTTCACATTGGATCCGCATGCCACAAGAGTGCGGTGTCGGATGACGCTGACCCCGAATCCCGGGGCGCCTAAGCAGGATTTCTTCCTGCATGGAGAGAACCTACAGCTGATTAGCGCCAAGATCGACGGGCAGCTTGTCACACCCGACATCACGGCGGACGGTCTGCGCTGCGCCGTACCCGACCGCGCCTTCCTGTGGGAAAGCGAGGTCGAGATCGACCCCGCAAACAACACCGCGCTCGAAGGGCTTTACATGTCGAACGGCATGTACTGCACCCAGTGCGAAGCCGAGGGCTTTCGCAAGATCACCTACTACCCCGACCGCCCCGATGTGATGTCGGTGTTTTCGGTCACGATCGACGGGCCACATCCTGTGCTCTTGTCCAACGGCAATCCCGTCAGCACCTCAGAGGGGCGCGCGGAATGGCATGATCCATGGCCCAAGCCCGCTTATCTCTTCGCACTGGTGGCAGGGGATCTGGTTGCGCATCAGGGCAGTTTCACCACGCGCAGCGGGGCCGAGGTCGCGCTGAACCTCTACGTGCGTCCCGGTGACGAGGGCAAATGCGCCTTCGGCATGGAGGCGCTGAAAGCCTCGATGAAATGGGACGAAGAGGTTTACGGCCGCGAATACGACCTCGATCTGTTCAACATCGTCGCGGTGGACGATTTCAACATGGGCGCGATGGAGAACAAGGGGCTGAACATCTTCAACTCCTCCGCCGTTCTCGCCTCGCCCGAAACCTCGACCGACACGAATTTCGAGCGGATCGAGGCGATCATCGCCCACGAGTATTTCCACAACTGGACCGGCAACCGCATCACCTGCCGCGACTGGTTCCAGCTGTGCCTCAAGGAAGGGCTGACCGTCTTTCGCGACAGCCAGTTCACCGCCGACATGCGGTCGGCACCGGTCAAGCGCATCTCGGACGTGATCGACCTGCGCGCCCGCCAGTTCCCCGAGGATCAGGGCCCGCTGGCGCATCCCGTCCGGCCGGAAAGCTTTCAGGAAGTGAACAACTTCTATACCGCCACGGTCTACGAAAAGGGGGCGGAGGTCATCCACATGCTCAAGACGCTGGTGGGCGATGCGGCCTATGCCGACGCGCTGGACCTGTATTTCACCCGTCACGACGGCGATGCCGCCACAATCGAGGACTGGTTGAAGGTTTTCGAGGACAGCACAGGCCGCGATCTGACGCAGTTCAAGCGCTGGTATTCGCAGGCGGGCACACCGCATCTGTCGGTCACGGAACAGTGGGAGGACGGAACGCTGACGCTCGCGTTCCGGCAGGAAACCAAACCTTCGGCGGCCAGCCCCGCGCCCGCACCACAGGTGATCCCGATCGCGGTGGGCCTGATCGCACGCGACGGAAGCGAAGCCGCGGCCACCCGCGTGCTGGAGATGGACCAGGCCGAGCAGAGCTTCACCTTCGAAGGGCTGGCGGAGCGCCCGGTCGCGTCGATCCTACGCGATTTTTCGGCGCCTGTCGTGCTGGACCATCCCATGCCGGACGCCGACCGCGCGCATCTGGTTGCCCATGACACCGATCCGTTCAACCGCTGGGAAGCGGCACGCACGCTGGCCCGCAAATCCCTGATCGCGATGATCACCGAGGGTGCCGCCCCGGACGCCGCCTATCTCGACGCGCTTGCCGCCGTGGTCACCGACAAGGCGCTTGATCCCGCCTTTCGCGCCCTGATGCTGGGCCTGCCCAGCCAGACGGATCTGGCCGGAACCCTCGACCAGGCAGGACATACCCCCGATCCCGCGAGAATATACACCGCCGCCGAAGC
Above is a genomic segment from Sulfitobacter sp. HNIBRBA3233 containing:
- the pepN gene encoding aminopeptidase N gives rise to the protein MRDASPQTVYLADYTPFGWKVESVSLAFTLDPHATRVRCRMTLTPNPGAPKQDFFLHGENLQLISAKIDGQLVTPDITADGLRCAVPDRAFLWESEVEIDPANNTALEGLYMSNGMYCTQCEAEGFRKITYYPDRPDVMSVFSVTIDGPHPVLLSNGNPVSTSEGRAEWHDPWPKPAYLFALVAGDLVAHQGSFTTRSGAEVALNLYVRPGDEGKCAFGMEALKASMKWDEEVYGREYDLDLFNIVAVDDFNMGAMENKGLNIFNSSAVLASPETSTDTNFERIEAIIAHEYFHNWTGNRITCRDWFQLCLKEGLTVFRDSQFTADMRSAPVKRISDVIDLRARQFPEDQGPLAHPVRPESFQEVNNFYTATVYEKGAEVIHMLKTLVGDAAYADALDLYFTRHDGDAATIEDWLKVFEDSTGRDLTQFKRWYSQAGTPHLSVTEQWEDGTLTLAFRQETKPSAASPAPAPQVIPIAVGLIARDGSEAAATRVLEMDQAEQSFTFEGLAERPVASILRDFSAPVVLDHPMPDADRAHLVAHDTDPFNRWEAARTLARKSLIAMITEGAAPDAAYLDALAAVVTDKALDPAFRALMLGLPSQTDLAGTLDQAGHTPDPARIYTAAEAMRDAQAQRLADDLAALHSDNQVTAPYRPDAEQSGKRALANAALALISRQDGGARAARQFTDADNMTQQLAALACSLRAGNGQDLLASFETQWKDDRLVMDKWFSLQVIEAAPDEAAATARRLTEHPDFNWKNPNRFRAVFGALAMHHAGFHHASGAGYELLTDWLIRLDPVNPQTTARMCSAFQTWRRYDEDRQSMIRDQVTRLLDTDGLSRDTTEMLSRIAAA